The segment GGATGAACTGGggatagaaagagaaataaggaaaGGGAATTCGGTTTGGTGATTTCTTGGGTGTAAGAGTGAAGTGTCTCAATGTCAGAGAAGAGGATTTGCTGTGGTGGGAGGAAATCAACATCCTTGAGCTGGATGAAGATTGGGAGAAATTTCAAATGCAGGTGGGAGTGGGGAAAGCTGCTCCAGTTGCACTGACCTTTATCTTATCTCTCGGCAGGGTGGTGAAGGAAGAGATTTCAGATGACAATGCCCGCCTTCCCTGCTTCAATGGAAGGGTAGTATCTTGGGTAAGCGGCCTGGCTTTGAGGACCAGTCCCTCTGGCACTACCCAGCTCCTCCAAGCCTCAGCCTGTGCCCACCCCATCTCAGCTGCTGGAATCTGACTGTTTGCTTCCTTAcctgtttgtttctttgtgtttggCCATGCACCATGTGGCTCTcccaactggggattgaacccggctTTGAgagtgaaagcgccaagtcctaaccactggacagctggGAAGTTTCCATCCTCCTTAGCTGTTTGGAGAGCCAGCCAGTTGGAGCCTCTCAGCCTTCTCTTTCTGGAGCCTTTAACACTTGCTGCTGCCTTTTTTCTGTGTGCTTTTCTCCAGGTTCTCTCAGGCCCTGTTGCCTTTTCTAGTTCTTTCTCTTACTCCCACCTCATAGGCCTTCACTTCCCTGTTGAGctgtgttggctttttttttttaatcacttgtaCCCTTCTAGCTAGTGTCATCAGATAACCCCCAACCTGAGATGGCGCCCCCAGCCCACGAGCCTCGGACAGACCTGgcgcctccacccccacctctgcctcctctgccccCAGAGAGGACCAGTGGCATTGGGGATTCCAGGCCTCCATCTTTCCAGTGAGTCCTTGAGATTCTTGCATCCGGGGGAGGGAGATGAGGAGGGAATCCAAGTCCCAtgggaggggaagccaagggTTTGGGGCCCTGTCCCACTGATGGAGGTCGGGAACCCTCTCTGCCCATCTAGCCCTAACGTGTCCAGCAGCCGGGAAAACCTGGAGCCCgagacagaaacagagtcagTGGTGTCTCTGAGGCGGGAGCGGCCTCGCAGGCGAGACAGCAGTGAGCATGGCGGTGAGGGGGACTGGGCCTGGAGGCCGGCTAGAGCAGGAGCTGGGGAGGGGTTGGCTCCCACTGAACAGAAGCATCTGGGCCAGATGCAGTGAGGAGCCTGATTCCTGAGGTGCCTCTTCCTCCTCAGCGGGAGGCCACAGACCCAGCGGCCCCTCCAGGCTGGAGCGCCATCTGGCGGGGTACGAGAGctcctccaccctcatgaccagtGAGCTGGAGAGCACCAGCCTGGGGGACTCGGACGAGGATGACACCATGAGCAGGTGAGGCTCCTCGGACCTCCCCAGGGCACTAGCCCCCCTTCCCGTCCTTTCCTTTGGCACCATGACCACTGCCCAACCTCCCAGCAGGTTCAGCAGCTCCACAGAGCAGAGCAGCGCCTCCCGCCTCCTCAAGCGCCACCGGCGGCGAAGAAAACAGCGGCCACCCCGCCTGGAGAGGGTGAGGGGCTGCTTGTGGGTCAGCTGGACCTCCCTTGGGGAAGTTGGGGGTTCAGGCCTTGACCTAGACGGTCCGAGGCCCGGGAATCCCGTGGCTTGTCCCGGGGTGTTAGAGGCAGTCCCGCTCCTTCCCCTTTGCCCACCACAGGCCTCATCCTTCAGCAGCGTCACTGATTCCACTATGTCTCTCAACATCATCACAGTCACGCTCAACATGGGTATGGAGGGGCCGGGAGGATCTGGTCTCCAGGGTCCCTGGGGGGCATGCAGCTGGTGCTTCCCCTCATCACCTGGCTTCCCTCCACAGAAAAGTACAATTTCCTGGGCATCTCTATTGTGGGCCAGAGCAATGAGAGGGGAGATGGTGGCATCTACATTGGCTCCATCATGAAGGGTGGGGCTGTGGCGGCTGATGGGCGCATCGAACCTGGGGACATGCTTTTGCAGGTGAGCTGGAGCAGGGCCATGCACTGACTTGGCCAGCGCTCTCAGCCCCTCCCTCTCGCCTTTGACCCATTGTCCCTCCTGCTAGGTGAACGACATGAACTTTGAGAATATGAGCAACGATGATGCGGTGCGGGTGCTGAGAGACATCGTGCACAAGCCAGGGTGAGCCTGTGAGCTGGTCCAAGTCCTCAGTCCTTTCTTTgcgttttcacttttttttttttttggttttgtcatAATACAGAGTGGGGAAACATAGAGCTGGTCAAAAAGttcataaaacaaaaatgtgtaaTGAGTCTGGGGTGAATGGGTGGCCATTATCCCCACTAATGTCATGACCTAGAAGTTTGCTGACCCACAAAGGGTCCCTCCAATGTCCCTTCCTGGTCCCTCCCATCTCATTCTCCCAGAGGTAACCAGTCTCTTGATTCTTTGTTCATCACCACAATAGTTTGCTTGGCCCTCATTTGACTGGCCATGTACATGTCTTTGAACAACACACTTTAGTTTTACCTGTTTTTAGACTTTCTGAGTGGGATCGTGCAGTGTCTTCTCTCTTAGATTACTCAGCAGTATGTTTTTAAGAGTGACCTGTGTTAGTCACCCTTACTGTGGAGCCTTTCACCATCACTTTCTCAGCCCCAGTTGTGCCTGTggtctcttctctttccctctttctgtcTTTCACCCATTCTcattccaggcttcccctctCCTCAGGCCTCTGCCCTTACCCCCACTTGACTGACCTTCTCTTCCCCACAGCCCCATTGTGCTGACGGTGGCCAAGTGCTGGGATCCCTCTCCCCAGGCCTACTTCACTCTCCCCCGAAGTGAGTGATGCTCAGGGGTCCTACAGCTAGGAGGACAGGGCAGGAGTGGGTACTCTTGGCCTCCACGCTACAGGGAATGGAGCGATAGGGGGGCACGGCGAAGCTGGAGCAGGAGTCTGAGTCggggagggatgggggtggcTCTCTGTGGTTGAGAGGTGACCATCCTGATGGCCTTCACTGTTGCAGATGAGCCCATCCAGCCGATCGACCCTGCTGCCTGGGTCTCACACTCTGCTGCGCTGACTGGCACCTTCCCAGCTTatccaggctcctcatccatgagTACCATCACCTCTGGATCCTCTCTTCCTGATGGTGAGCCCGCCGGCCCACCCTCGCTCCCTGGAAGGCCACCTGCTGTGGTGTGACTCCACTGCTCCATGGGCCTTGGTCCTAACTCTGACTCCCTGATTGTCCTCCATCAGGCTGTGAGGGCCGGGGTCTCTCTATCCACACAGACATGGCGTCTGTGACCAAGGCCATGGCCGCTCCAGAATCGGGACTGGAAGTTCGGGACCGCATGTGGCTCAAGATCACCATCCCTAACGCCTTCCTGGGTGTGGCTGGGCTCTGGGCAGGTGgggggggaggaagaggaggaggccaAAACTGGGAAGGGGGGTGGAAGCTAGAGAGAAGAACTTGAGGCCTTTCTCTGTCTTCTGCAATCCAGGCTCGGATGTGGTGGACTGGCTGTACCATCACGTGGAGGGCTTTCCGGAGCGGCGGGAGGCCCGGAAGTACGCCAGTGGGCTACTCAAGGCAGGC is part of the Bubalus kerabau isolate K-KA32 ecotype Philippines breed swamp buffalo chromosome 4, PCC_UOA_SB_1v2, whole genome shotgun sequence genome and harbors:
- the DVL2 gene encoding segment polarity protein dishevelled homolog DVL-2 isoform X7; this encodes MAGSGAGGGGVGETKVIYHLDEEETPYLVKIPVPAERITLGDFKSVLQRPAGAKYFFKSMDQDFGVVKEEISDDNARLPCFNGRVVSWLVSSDNPQPEMAPPAHEPRTDLAPPPPPLPPLPPERTSGIGDSRPPSFHPNVSSSRENLEPETETESVVSLRRERPRRRDSSEHGAGGHRPSGPSRLERHLAGYESSSTLMTSELESTSLGDSDEDDTMSSRFSSSTEQSSASRLLKRHRRRRKQRPPRLERASSFSSVTDSTMSLNIITVTLNMEKYNFLGISIVGQSNERGDGGIYIGSIMKGGAVAADGRIEPGDMLLQVNDMNFENMSNDDAVRVLRDIVHKPGPIVLTVAKCWDPSPQAYFTLPRNEPIQPIDPAAWVSHSAALTGTFPAYPGSSSMSTITSGSSLPDGCEGRGLSIHTDMASVTKAMAAPESGLEVRDRMWLKITIPNAFLGSDVVDWLYHHVEGFPERREARKYASGLLKAGLIRHTVNKITFSEQCYYVFGDLSGGCESCECPCPGPDLVNLSLNDNDGSSGASDQDTLAPLPGATPWPLLPTFSYQYPAPHPYSPQPPPYHELSSYTYGGGSASSQHSEGSRSSGSTRSDGGAGRTGRPEDRAPESKSGSGTVQPPGAPPVRDLGSVPPELTASRQSFHMAMGNPSEFFVDVM
- the DVL2 gene encoding segment polarity protein dishevelled homolog DVL-2 isoform X8 gives rise to the protein MAGSGAGGGGVGETKVIYHLDEEETPYLVKIPVPAERITLGDFKSVLQRPAGAKYFFKSMDQDFGVVKEEISDDNARLPCFNGRVVSWLVSSDNPQPEMAPPAHEPRTDLAPPPPPLPPLPPERTSGIGDSRPPSFHPNVSSSRENLEPETETESVVSLRRERPRRRDSSEHGAGGHRPSGPSRLERHLAGYESSSTLMTSELESTSLGDSDEDDTMSSRFSSSTEQSSASRLLKRHRRRRKQRPPRLERASSFSSVTDSTMSLNIITVTLNMEKYNFLGISIVGQSNERGDGGIYIGSIMKGGAVAADGRIEPGDMLLQVNDMNFENMSNDDAVRVLRDIVHKPGPIVLTVAKCWDPSPQAYFTLPRNEPIQPIDPAAWVSHSAALTGTFPAYPGSSSMSTITSGSSLPDGCEGRGLSIHTDMASVTKAMAAPESGLEVRDRMWLKITIPNAFLGSDVVDWLYHHVEGFPERREARKYASGLLKAGLIRHTVNKITFSEQCYYVFGDLSGGCESCECPCPGPDLVNLSLNDNDGSSGASDQDTLAPLPGATPWPLLPTFSYQYPAPHPYSPQPPPYHELSSYTYGGGSASSQHSEGSRSSGSTRSDGGAGRTGRPEDRAPESKSGSGMQPPGAPPVRDLGSVPPELTASRQSFHMAMGNPSEFFVDVM
- the DVL2 gene encoding segment polarity protein dishevelled homolog DVL-2 isoform X5 yields the protein MAGSGAGGGGVGETKVIYHLDEEETPYLVKIPVPAERITLGDFKSVLQRPAGAKYFFKSMDQDFGVVKEEISDDNARLPCFNGRVVSWLVSSDNPQPEMAPPAHEPRTDLAPPPPPLPPLPPERTSGIGDSRPPSFHPNVSSSRENLEPETETESVVSLRRERPRRRDSSEHGAGGHRPSGPSRLERHLAGYESSSTLMTSELESTSLGDSDEDDTMSSRFSSSTEQSSASRLLKRHRRRRKQRPPRLERASSFSSVTDSTMSLNIITVTLNMEKYNFLGISIVGQSNERGDGGIYIGSIMKGGAVAADGRIEPGDMLLQVNDMNFENMSNDDAVRVLRDIVHKPGPIVLTVAKCWDPSPQAYFTLPRNEPIQPIDPAAWVSHSAALTGTFPAYPGSSSMSTITSGSSLPDGCEGRGLSIHTDMASVTKAMAAPESGLEVRDRMWLKITIPNAFLGSDVVDWLYHHVEGFPERREARKYASGLLKAGLIRHTVNKITFSEQCYYVFGDLSGGCESYLVNLSLNDNDGSSGASDQDTLAPLPGATPWPLLPTFSYQYPAPHPYSPQPPPYHELSSYTYGGGSASSQHSEGSRSSGSTRSDGGAGRTGRPEDRAPESKSGSGSESEPSSRGGSLRRGGEPGGTGDGGPPPSRGSSGGAPNLRAHPGLHPYGPPPGMALPYNPMMVVMMPPPPPPVPPAVQPPGAPPVRDLGSVPPELTASRQSFHMAMGNPSEFFVDVM
- the DVL2 gene encoding segment polarity protein dishevelled homolog DVL-2 isoform X3 — encoded protein: MAGSGAGGGGVGETKVIYHLDEEETPYLVKIPVPAERITLGDFKSVLQRPAGAKYFFKSMDQDFGVVKEEISDDNARLPCFNGRVVSWLVSSDNPQPEMAPPAHEPRTDLAPPPPPLPPLPPERTSGIGDSRPPSFHPNVSSSRENLEPETETESVVSLRRERPRRRDSTGGHRPSGPSRLERHLAGYESSSTLMTSELESTSLGDSDEDDTMSSRFSSSTEQSSASRLLKRHRRRRKQRPPRLERASSFSSVTDSTMSLNIITVTLNMEKYNFLGISIVGQSNERGDGGIYIGSIMKGGAVAADGRIEPGDMLLQVNDMNFENMSNDDAVRVLRDIVHKPGPIVLTVAKCWDPSPQAYFTLPRNEPIQPIDPAAWVSHSAALTGTFPAYPGSSSMSTITSGSSLPDGCEGRGLSIHTDMASVTKAMAAPESGLEVRDRMWLKITIPNAFLGSDVVDWLYHHVEGFPERREARKYASGLLKAGLIRHTVNKITFSEQCYYVFGDLSGGCESCECPCPGPDLVNLSLNDNDGSSGASDQDTLAPLPGATPWPLLPTFSYQYPAPHPYSPQPPPYHELSSYTYGGGSASSQHSEGSRSSGSTRSDGGAGRTGRPEDRAPESKSGSGSESEPSSRGGSLRRGGEPGGTGDGGPPPSRGSSGGAPNLRAHPGLHPYGPPPGMALPYNPMMVVMMPPPPPPVPPAVQPPGAPPVRDLGSVPPELTASRQSFHMAMGNPSEFFVDVM
- the DVL2 gene encoding segment polarity protein dishevelled homolog DVL-2 isoform X1 produces the protein MAGSGAGGGGVGETKVIYHLDEEETPYLVKIPVPAERITLGDFKSVLQRPAGAKYFFKSMDQDFGVVKEEISDDNARLPCFNGRVVSWLVSSDNPQPEMAPPAHEPRTDLAPPPPPLPPLPPERTSGIGDSRPPSFHPNVSSSRENLEPETETESVVSLRRERPRRRDSSEHGAGGHRPSGPSRLERHLAGYESSSTLMTSELESTSLGDSDEDDTMSSRFSSSTEQSSASRLLKRHRRRRKQRPPRLERASSFSSVTDSTMSLNIITVTLNMEKYNFLGISIVGQSNERGDGGIYIGSIMKGGAVAADGRIEPGDMLLQVNDMNFENMSNDDAVRVLRDIVHKPGPIVLTVAKCWDPSPQAYFTLPRNEPIQPIDPAAWVSHSAALTGTFPAYPGSSSMSTITSGSSLPDGCEGRGLSIHTDMASVTKAMAAPESGLEVRDRMWLKITIPNAFLGSDVVDWLYHHVEGFPERREARKYASGLLKAGLIRHTVNKITFSEQCYYVFGDLSGGCESCECPCPGPDLVNLSLNDNDGSSGASDQDTLAPLPGATPWPLLPTFSYQYPAPHPYSPQPPPYHELSSYTYGGGSASSQHSEGSRSSGSTRSDGGAGRTGRPEDRAPESKSGSGSESEPSSRGGSLRRGGEPGGTGDGGPPPSRGSSGGAPNLRAHPGLHPYGPPPGMALPYNPMMVVMMPPPPPPVPPAVQPPGAPPVRDLGSVPPELTASRQSFHMAMGNPSEFFVDVM
- the DVL2 gene encoding segment polarity protein dishevelled homolog DVL-2 isoform X6, with amino-acid sequence MAGSGAGGGGVGETKVIYHLDEEETPYLVKIPVPAERITLGDFKSVLQRPAGAKYFFKSMDQDFGVVKEEISDDNARLPCFNGRVVSWLVSSDNPQPEMAPPAHEPRTDLAPPPPPLPPLPPERTSGIGDSRPPSFHPNVSSSRENLEPETETESVVSLRRERPRRRDSSEHGAGGHRPSGPSRLERHLAGYESSSTLMTSELESTSLGDSDEDDTMSRFSSSTEQSSASRLLKRHRRRRKQRPPRLERASSFSSVTDSTMSLNIITVTLNMEKYNFLGISIVGQSNERGDGGIYIGSIMKGGAVAADGRIEPGDMLLQVNDMNFENMSNDDAVRVLRDIVHKPGPIVLTVAKCWDPSPQAYFTLPRNEPIQPIDPAAWVSHSAALTGTFPAYPGSSSMSTITSGSSLPDGCEGRGLSIHTDMASVTKAMAAPESGLEVRDRMWLKITIPNAFLGSDVVDWLYHHVEGFPERREARKYASGLLKAGLIRHTVNKITFSEQCYYVFGDLSGGCESYLVNLSLNDNDGSSGASDQDTLAPLPGATPWPLLPTFSYQYPAPHPYSPQPPPYHELSSYTYGGGSASSQHSEGSRSSGSTRSDGGAGRTGRPEDRAPESKSGSGSESEPSSRGGSLRRGGEPGGTGDGGPPPSRGSSGGAPNLRAHPGLHPYGPPPGMALPYNPMMVVMMPPPPPPVPPAVQPPGAPPVRDLGSVPPELTASRQSFHMAMGNPSEFFVDVM
- the DVL2 gene encoding segment polarity protein dishevelled homolog DVL-2 isoform X4 — protein: MAGSGAGGGGVGETKVIYHLDEEETPYLVKIPVPAERITLGDFKSVLQRPAGAKYFFKSMDQDFGVVKEEISDDNARLPCFNGRVVSWLVSSDNPQPEMAPPAHEPRTDLAPPPPPLPPLPPERTSGIGDSRPPSFHPNVSSSRENLEPETETESVVSLRRERPRRRDSTGGHRPSGPSRLERHLAGYESSSTLMTSELESTSLGDSDEDDTMSRFSSSTEQSSASRLLKRHRRRRKQRPPRLERASSFSSVTDSTMSLNIITVTLNMEKYNFLGISIVGQSNERGDGGIYIGSIMKGGAVAADGRIEPGDMLLQVNDMNFENMSNDDAVRVLRDIVHKPGPIVLTVAKCWDPSPQAYFTLPRNEPIQPIDPAAWVSHSAALTGTFPAYPGSSSMSTITSGSSLPDGCEGRGLSIHTDMASVTKAMAAPESGLEVRDRMWLKITIPNAFLGSDVVDWLYHHVEGFPERREARKYASGLLKAGLIRHTVNKITFSEQCYYVFGDLSGGCESCECPCPGPDLVNLSLNDNDGSSGASDQDTLAPLPGATPWPLLPTFSYQYPAPHPYSPQPPPYHELSSYTYGGGSASSQHSEGSRSSGSTRSDGGAGRTGRPEDRAPESKSGSGSESEPSSRGGSLRRGGEPGGTGDGGPPPSRGSSGGAPNLRAHPGLHPYGPPPGMALPYNPMMVVMMPPPPPPVPPAVQPPGAPPVRDLGSVPPELTASRQSFHMAMGNPSEFFVDVM
- the DVL2 gene encoding segment polarity protein dishevelled homolog DVL-2 isoform X2, which encodes MAGSGAGGGGVGETKVIYHLDEEETPYLVKIPVPAERITLGDFKSVLQRPAGAKYFFKSMDQDFGVVKEEISDDNARLPCFNGRVVSWLVSSDNPQPEMAPPAHEPRTDLAPPPPPLPPLPPERTSGIGDSRPPSFHPNVSSSRENLEPETETESVVSLRRERPRRRDSSEHGAGGHRPSGPSRLERHLAGYESSSTLMTSELESTSLGDSDEDDTMSRFSSSTEQSSASRLLKRHRRRRKQRPPRLERASSFSSVTDSTMSLNIITVTLNMEKYNFLGISIVGQSNERGDGGIYIGSIMKGGAVAADGRIEPGDMLLQVNDMNFENMSNDDAVRVLRDIVHKPGPIVLTVAKCWDPSPQAYFTLPRNEPIQPIDPAAWVSHSAALTGTFPAYPGSSSMSTITSGSSLPDGCEGRGLSIHTDMASVTKAMAAPESGLEVRDRMWLKITIPNAFLGSDVVDWLYHHVEGFPERREARKYASGLLKAGLIRHTVNKITFSEQCYYVFGDLSGGCESCECPCPGPDLVNLSLNDNDGSSGASDQDTLAPLPGATPWPLLPTFSYQYPAPHPYSPQPPPYHELSSYTYGGGSASSQHSEGSRSSGSTRSDGGAGRTGRPEDRAPESKSGSGSESEPSSRGGSLRRGGEPGGTGDGGPPPSRGSSGGAPNLRAHPGLHPYGPPPGMALPYNPMMVVMMPPPPPPVPPAVQPPGAPPVRDLGSVPPELTASRQSFHMAMGNPSEFFVDVM